One Fictibacillus halophilus genomic window, AAAATATGGACGTATGGATTTCAATTTCAATCATGGCGATCGTCGGTGCGTTTATTGGGGGATTAACAAACTCTATTGCAATCCGGATGTTATTTCGACCGTTTAATACAGTATACATTGGTAAATATAGAGTTCCATTCACTCCTGGACTTATACCGAAGCGAAGAAAACAACTTGCTGTTCAACTTGGTGAAACCGTAACTAAGCATCTTCTGACCGCAGAAGGAGTGCAAGCGAAAATTAACGATGTTGATTTTCGCAATGAGATGACCGAACTCGTTCAGATAGAAGTGAAACGCTTTTTAAAGAGTGATATGACGATCAGTCAACTGCTTAAACAAGATTTTGGTGTGGACGATGTTCAGAACCGAATCCAAACGACAACTGAAGTATGGCTGAGTACTCGAATGAATGTAATGCTTCAGGAATCAAACGGCAAGGAAATGAAAGAAATACTGCCAGAAAAATTTGTTGCTGCAGGTGAAGAAAAGCTACCAGAAGTCGTAGATTGGCTCTTGAACAAAGGCGTTCTTTATTTAGAGAGCGAAGAAGGCCGGAAATCACTAGCGAGTGGCATTGATGCATTTCTAATGGACAAAGGGATGCTCGTTAATATGGTGTCTATGTTCTTCGGGAATGTAAGCATCGCGGAAAAAGTACAACCAGAACTGATCAAGTTTATGAAACATGAAAACACAAGGGATACCGTGCTGAATCTTATCCAGCAAGAATATCGCAACTTTATGGAAAAAAGAATGGATGAAGCGCTTGGGTTACTGAACATGCCTGAAATGACAACAGGTCTAGCAAAAGAAATTACCGCAAGACTTCCGATCGAAGAGTATTTAAACACACCTGTTTCTTCGTTAGCGAGTTCAGTTGAGAGCTGGGTTGTTGATGACCTAACACCAAAAGCAGTGGCTGCGGGTCTTGACCTATTTGTCGCACGATTAGAAATGCTGCTTGAAAAGATGCATCTTGCTAAGATTGTGGAAGAACAAGTTGAGGCATTTTCTCTGGAACGTCTAGAGGAAATCATCATCTCGATTGCAAAAAGTGAACTTAAGATGATTACATGGCTTGGAGCTCTCTTAGGTGGAATTATAGGTGTATTTCAGGGTATCCTTGTACTATTTTTGTAGAGTCTGTTATAGTGGGTACCGTAGTTAATCAATAGGAGGTATTTTACCAATGGCAAACGTATATGATGTTGCTTACGATTTAGAAAAAGCACTGCGCAATAGTGAGGACTTTACAGCTTTAAAACAAAGCTATGATGAAGTAAATAACAATCCGGAAACGAAAGAACTTTTTGGTAAATTCCGTGATATTCAAGTAAATCTTCAACAAAAACAAATGAACGGTCAAGAAGTGACTCCTGAAGAGATTGAAGAAGCTCAGAAGCTTTTTGCTGATGTACAGCAGAACGAAACGATCTCAAAGCTTATGGCTGCAGAGCAACGCATGAGCATGATCATCAACGATCTAAATAAGGTAATCACAAAACCACTGGAAGAGCTTTACGGACCAATGGTTGAAGAAGATGGACAACAGCAATAATGATGTACTGATTTAACCCCCTGTTACTTTTGTAGCAAGGGGTTTTCTTTTTGCATGATATTTCTTATGTTTGTCCGCGTTCTAAAGCATGTTTCAAGGTCATAAACTTAACACGAGTTCTTATACTATATTTTCGCGAAATGGGGGGAGCGCATCATGGTATACCGTTTACTAGCGATTGACATCGACGGAACCCTACTGCGAAGCAATTTCCGTATCGATAAAGAAACGAAAGAAGCCATTGATTATGTGCAGCAAAAAGGGGTCTATGTCACACTCGCTTCGGGCAGGAGTTTTCCATCTACACAAAAGATTGCAAAAGCGTTAAAGATCGACAGTTATTTGATCAGTCATAATGGTGGATTCATTGCTTCATCTCTTGATGAACCTCTTCAAGAAAAAAGGTTATCGGTAGAGGATACGTACAGAATAGTAGAAGTGCTTGGGAATTACGAATGCCACATGCGTGTAGTCCATGAGCGCTTCTCTGTCGGCAATCAACTCAAGCAAAAAAGTCAGCTTGTTGCCAAATTAACATTGAGCACGGGGGATCCTTTGTTCTACCCTGTATCTTTTACAGAGAACCTAGGAGATTATGTTCTCGCACAAGAAGTGGCACCGCCAAAGATGGATGTACAGTTCTTTGATGAAAAAGAATGCGAGTCTGCTATGAAGTATCTAAAAGAACATATGCCAGATTTTGAGTATTCTTCATCAGCCAAATGTCAGTTAGAGATCACAGCTAAAAAAGTAACAAAAGGAAATGCCTTAAGGTTCCTTGGTGAGAAACTTGGCATCGCTCCAAATGAGATGGTAGCGATCGGGGATTCTTATAACGATTTAGATATGATCGAGTTTGCAGGTCTAGGTGTGGCGATGGCAAACGCACCTGATGAAGTGAAGAGAAAAGCGAAGTGGATCACGCGTACAAACGACCAACTAGGCGTTCCGTACATGATAAAAGAAGTGTTCCGCAAGCAGATGCGCTTCCAGACGATGAAAAGATAGTTAGTTGGTGATAAAGAGGGCTCTTTTTTAGACATTTTGTCTGAGAGGAGTCTTTTTTTTGTTGAATGGTGCAGAGTGAAGGTGCAGGGATCGCATGCGACGAGGTAATATGCTCGCTGGCGGGGATTTATGCTCGTTGGCGGAGATTTATGCTCGTTTACAGAAATCCCCTCTTAAGGCATTAGGCTCACCGCACGCCCCATAGAAAGCAAGCTACCTGAAGCGGAAATCAACTTCTTTCAAAGAGCAACAATATATACGAAAACAGCCTTTCATAAACATCGCCTCACTTCGACACCTCCCGTCGAATTTCGTAAAAAACGTTTCAGTTTTATTACAAATGTAGAAAATGAAAGGGTTTTCATGAATCGTGACGAATAATATTTATGTAAGAACCACAATGCAAAGGGAGGATTCAAATGGAAAAAACTTTAGACCTTCAATTAAAACCAAAGGTGGCCGAGTTTCTTAACGGAACGAAAAAACATTTTATCAATGGAGAATGGGTCAGCTCCGCTAGCGGAAAAACATTTGAAACGTTAAACCCTTCAACTGGAGAAGTACTAGCCGTTGTATCTGAAGGTGGAACTGAAGATATCGACAAGGCGGTAAAGGCGGCAAGAGCAGCTTTTGAAACAGGTTACTGGTCGAAAATGCCTGCTTCAAAGCGAAGTTACTTAATCTACAAATTAGCAGAATTAATGGAAGAGAATAAAGAAGAATTAGCACAGCTTGATACATTAGACAACGGAAAGCCGATTCGTGAAACGATGAATGCGGATGTTCCGCTTGCGATTGAACATTTCCGCTATTATGCTGGTTGGTCGACAAAAATCGTGGGACAGACAATTCCTGTAGCAGGAAGCTTCTTCAACTATACGCGTCATGAAGCGCTTGGTGTAGTTGGACAGGTCATTCCTTGGAACTTCCCATTATTGATGGCAGCTTGGAAGCTTGGTGCTGCACTTGCGACAGGATGTACGGTCGTACTGAAGCCAGCTGAGCAAACACCTCTTTCTGCACTTTACTTGGCAAAATTAGCACATGAAGCAGGGTTCCCTGAAGGTGTGTTAAACGTTGTAACGGGTGCTGGTGAAACAGGTGCGGCGCTAGT contains:
- a CDS encoding DUF445 domain-containing protein yields the protein MDVWISISIMAIVGAFIGGLTNSIAIRMLFRPFNTVYIGKYRVPFTPGLIPKRRKQLAVQLGETVTKHLLTAEGVQAKINDVDFRNEMTELVQIEVKRFLKSDMTISQLLKQDFGVDDVQNRIQTTTEVWLSTRMNVMLQESNGKEMKEILPEKFVAAGEEKLPEVVDWLLNKGVLYLESEEGRKSLASGIDAFLMDKGMLVNMVSMFFGNVSIAEKVQPELIKFMKHENTRDTVLNLIQQEYRNFMEKRMDEALGLLNMPEMTTGLAKEITARLPIEEYLNTPVSSLASSVESWVVDDLTPKAVAAGLDLFVARLEMLLEKMHLAKIVEEQVEAFSLERLEEIIISIAKSELKMITWLGALLGGIIGVFQGILVLFL
- a CDS encoding YlbF family regulator — translated: MANVYDVAYDLEKALRNSEDFTALKQSYDEVNNNPETKELFGKFRDIQVNLQQKQMNGQEVTPEEIEEAQKLFADVQQNETISKLMAAEQRMSMIINDLNKVITKPLEELYGPMVEEDGQQQ
- a CDS encoding Cof-type HAD-IIB family hydrolase, yielding MVYRLLAIDIDGTLLRSNFRIDKETKEAIDYVQQKGVYVTLASGRSFPSTQKIAKALKIDSYLISHNGGFIASSLDEPLQEKRLSVEDTYRIVEVLGNYECHMRVVHERFSVGNQLKQKSQLVAKLTLSTGDPLFYPVSFTENLGDYVLAQEVAPPKMDVQFFDEKECESAMKYLKEHMPDFEYSSSAKCQLEITAKKVTKGNALRFLGEKLGIAPNEMVAIGDSYNDLDMIEFAGLGVAMANAPDEVKRKAKWITRTNDQLGVPYMIKEVFRKQMRFQTMKR